A section of the Leptospira kobayashii genome encodes:
- a CDS encoding TIGR04388 family protein encodes MPKENSAEQKFSRFTKTQALLGLFSLVFTIFFARATFSQEVIPQLQMDEYNSNIMNQVYGQSYFLNSIAGWTDQVTYYKGLLRANWEAAADSAIYNYVSNITTSDSYNNVDAYKDYVQKELESQKIAALNTWEDRANLDFLENRNEFVLRLNTNRVDTTYLNRIGIQTTLSGQDTHNQALQLQQQIANASNQWSQNFNQNAQQGFNDFATSLQTIESQYSQFLDSMDESEATFQNNLNAIDSYKTAVKTGIKGIVDQFKGMLVDTCNQPDDCVYKKANQAGLNDAGIMLTNLIGRMETVLNQTTLDSSNILTSISTEVTSFLAGVRNTAATNTTSFANRIDTYQTTLNFDPSMNIYTTDVSGIISSIYSDSFGSVPDNQRFVAWQQSPGSRDFANIPEPLKSIFLAIRSDNMEGVRFLLNQLVGTGDRTVTSVTFANLYTDSYNMYNQMPGGLTGVSHTEGNFLRDRAVGTPYDSWWQIRPWNTTEMQMGAIGYRALYVVHDAHASVMADYWGSNSTSLTGQLGKYTNDINPAIRNWEGQVASYSSFYEQWKVNADALKAQAKADYENSLADLEAKKSAWVSKMETERQDGLIKWEEMQKNAANAESKNDLAALKTDLIAGKSSAFDFSTGTESVLSRYEDSLTSLTTKEFVFHEPVQQQVIAQDTSIGIKEFFSKDQSLMAVAKIDVIDKVSTMGSFSLGGLASGIGLVQTDPIIYKTISTIESAVGAVGGFASSLTGTNTSTSGGQPFSIFNAASQKTVETSLKVDGKDIGAVFSNTANGVYQYAQLLSANENNERSADREQEKLLNQLTYAIKWEDRSVLKYNDEGKLVGTMEYQHILNQMNDAKFAPMVSCMAKPGATQEDCFKTTFKDSIAYLKNQGLEYQNGMIVKSLSREEKIVLGQTTGLDLTDSEKEAAGTCYVNPGQCWDLLKQDYKYTINKETNVATLTKIISNGQIDGKNSKGEYKSGNQTEIRYVSLAEVKPIMAPKGKDLFEAWGEEDWEDVGVQQNAALKDFYNVGLAGDAKKISAAANDIAAVKERNEKRFQEAKAAAESADSFLKDMILAYISGGTAGIKSSIKGKIEDQINSSLAGAFIRATGGSEDQIAMASDIISFMRGKMQEKQVRDRANTFSMSDPLRSIENAFAKQYNKMNQITGGISGAVIGSMISAGTAILDTVAGAVSSVAGAFGGIGGALMARNPLVAASAAMVVATDNYIDKQKEKMTGAKDTIAGIRANEMGLIKKHTTSAIVSATGLPAEVANNIVADYVGSQAAKKVRSAINANPLTNVVTQVVGVVGGIIKTTAVAFGAKERDIQKAFAEGNRIANAGSLDYGTAEIQSEAYLNQTFGMKLGSASYTSATPTLKNKKGFVEEYGKRIVVEEIVKATGFDKDIANAAFRQQYDGIQQKKADKKAQADAARSTAITAAVTLITLGAGTAVTGPMAAINSALSTVGQLFGAIGSGAVQLGATIIKTAIQVIDGSRNGTEGMLAGLVNGILGGLTGGGKLDLSSGITSSMGALAPLLKNTALGLGVSYDKQNGWGGRIGIGNASTNLNIGFSQRGNTTLSGSLNVPGVKGLQATLTTTTNGATSVGVNYNSGKGPREGWNVGANYDINGGGFSGSIGYTDPGTGLGLTSTIDRNGLSTSAQVNGVNLATNGPDGFSFDEMNWSEQNINLAQDRGNKLQEDILLKKDGVADPDSLSPEERNRRLEDINRRNENAQLAADGMSDDDIENLSPDDREAALDRINGLINVADIPGVILGGVGTLFGGALAFMGLGGGTNSRPLPIPTTPNAQVVEVPAKRREDGEDDVNERPSDVADDGAPKPMGEDGIINTGNVSQPVEAAGVYFFPGEEGTVTNSPDNNTNAQEPSPDGSNILRNSDKIVEAFVLTDRNKAKELLKTITDPAELKIAKEKLDKAIKEWDDNKSSPEGIARNNVLEDYYLSKARGLSEISTTGTTIYKTPDGGLLPTNGKINLPQGVEYSANGTKVKPHAGMDIRATIGTPVPSVADGTVIFAGGTTKNHQGIAGYGAHVIIEHPDGTRTLFAHNSNLLVKKGDIIKKGQVIALSGNSGNSSGPHIHFEVMDKTGIPQNPENYKW; translated from the coding sequence ATGCCAAAAGAGAATTCCGCAGAACAAAAGTTTAGTCGGTTCACAAAAACCCAAGCCTTGCTAGGTCTATTTTCCCTTGTATTTACTATATTTTTTGCAAGGGCTACCTTCTCCCAAGAAGTCATCCCCCAATTGCAGATGGATGAATACAATTCGAATATAATGAATCAGGTGTATGGTCAATCTTACTTTCTGAATTCCATCGCAGGCTGGACGGATCAGGTAACGTATTACAAAGGTTTACTCCGTGCCAATTGGGAAGCCGCCGCCGACAGCGCGATTTACAATTATGTCTCAAACATTACCACAAGCGATTCGTATAACAATGTTGATGCGTATAAAGACTATGTGCAAAAGGAACTGGAATCCCAGAAAATCGCGGCTCTGAATACCTGGGAAGATCGTGCGAACCTGGATTTTCTGGAAAACAGAAATGAGTTCGTGCTCAGACTCAATACAAACAGAGTCGATACCACTTATCTGAATCGAATCGGAATACAAACTACACTTTCCGGACAGGACACACATAACCAAGCGCTCCAATTGCAACAGCAGATTGCCAATGCTTCGAACCAATGGAGCCAAAATTTCAATCAGAATGCCCAACAGGGATTCAATGATTTTGCGACCTCTTTGCAAACGATAGAAAGCCAGTACAGCCAATTCCTGGATTCTATGGACGAGTCGGAGGCCACTTTCCAGAACAATCTGAACGCAATCGATTCTTATAAAACAGCTGTTAAAACCGGAATCAAAGGAATCGTCGATCAGTTCAAAGGAATGTTAGTCGATACCTGCAACCAACCGGATGACTGCGTTTATAAAAAAGCCAATCAGGCAGGATTGAATGATGCGGGAATCATGCTGACTAACTTGATTGGAAGAATGGAAACAGTTCTGAACCAAACAACCTTGGACAGTTCCAACATTCTCACCTCCATTTCTACAGAGGTGACATCTTTTCTGGCGGGAGTCAGAAACACTGCGGCTACCAATACGACTTCTTTTGCCAATCGAATCGATACTTACCAAACTACTTTGAATTTTGATCCCAGTATGAATATTTATACAACAGATGTTTCCGGTATCATCAGTTCGATTTATTCGGATTCATTCGGTTCTGTTCCTGACAACCAACGATTTGTGGCATGGCAACAAAGTCCTGGTTCCAGGGATTTTGCAAATATTCCCGAACCTCTCAAATCCATATTTCTGGCGATCAGATCTGATAATATGGAAGGTGTCAGATTTTTATTGAACCAACTTGTGGGAACGGGAGATCGGACGGTAACAAGCGTAACATTTGCTAACCTGTATACGGATAGTTATAATATGTACAATCAAATGCCAGGAGGCCTCACCGGTGTATCGCATACTGAAGGGAATTTTCTTCGGGATAGAGCCGTTGGTACTCCTTATGACAGTTGGTGGCAAATACGTCCCTGGAATACAACTGAAATGCAAATGGGTGCCATCGGATACCGCGCTTTATACGTAGTGCATGACGCGCACGCTTCGGTTATGGCAGACTATTGGGGATCCAATTCGACTTCTTTGACAGGTCAACTGGGCAAATATACGAACGATATCAATCCTGCGATTCGAAACTGGGAAGGACAAGTAGCAAGTTATAGTAGTTTCTACGAACAATGGAAAGTAAATGCAGATGCATTGAAAGCACAGGCAAAGGCAGATTATGAAAATTCACTCGCCGATCTGGAAGCCAAAAAATCCGCATGGGTTTCCAAAATGGAAACGGAAAGACAAGACGGTCTGATCAAATGGGAAGAAATGCAAAAAAATGCCGCGAACGCAGAATCAAAGAATGATTTAGCGGCCTTGAAAACCGACTTAATCGCCGGTAAGTCTTCCGCGTTCGATTTTTCCACAGGAACCGAATCGGTTCTAAGCCGTTACGAAGATAGTTTAACAAGTCTTACTACGAAGGAATTCGTGTTTCACGAACCGGTTCAACAGCAGGTAATCGCGCAAGATACAAGTATAGGTATCAAAGAATTCTTCTCCAAAGATCAAAGTCTAATGGCAGTCGCAAAGATAGACGTGATCGATAAGGTTTCCACTATGGGGAGTTTTTCGTTAGGCGGTTTGGCATCTGGCATCGGACTTGTTCAAACAGATCCTATTATTTACAAAACGATCAGCACGATTGAATCTGCCGTCGGTGCTGTGGGAGGATTTGCGTCTTCCCTTACAGGCACAAATACATCTACGTCCGGAGGACAACCCTTCTCGATCTTCAATGCAGCGAGCCAAAAAACAGTAGAAACAAGTTTGAAGGTGGATGGCAAAGATATAGGAGCTGTTTTTAGCAACACAGCGAATGGGGTCTACCAATATGCTCAATTATTATCCGCCAATGAAAACAACGAGAGAAGTGCAGATAGAGAACAGGAAAAACTTCTCAATCAGCTAACGTATGCAATTAAGTGGGAAGACCGATCTGTTTTAAAATACAACGACGAAGGAAAACTGGTCGGGACAATGGAGTATCAGCATATTCTGAATCAGATGAATGATGCCAAGTTTGCACCGATGGTGAGTTGTATGGCGAAGCCGGGAGCGACGCAGGAGGATTGTTTCAAAACGACCTTTAAGGATTCGATAGCTTATTTAAAGAATCAAGGTTTGGAATACCAAAATGGAATGATCGTAAAATCTTTAAGTAGAGAAGAGAAGATTGTATTAGGCCAAACGACAGGACTAGATCTAACCGACTCTGAAAAAGAGGCGGCAGGCACTTGTTATGTGAATCCTGGTCAGTGCTGGGATTTGCTAAAACAAGATTATAAATATACGATCAACAAAGAAACGAATGTAGCGACACTCACCAAAATCATCAGTAATGGACAGATAGATGGTAAGAATAGCAAAGGCGAATACAAAAGCGGTAACCAAACAGAGATTCGTTATGTGAGTTTGGCAGAAGTCAAACCGATTATGGCTCCTAAGGGTAAAGATTTATTTGAAGCTTGGGGAGAGGAAGATTGGGAAGATGTAGGAGTACAACAGAATGCTGCGCTCAAAGATTTTTATAATGTGGGACTCGCGGGAGACGCCAAAAAGATTTCAGCTGCAGCAAATGATATCGCCGCGGTGAAAGAGAGAAATGAGAAGAGATTCCAGGAAGCCAAAGCAGCTGCGGAATCAGCGGATTCGTTTCTCAAAGATATGATACTAGCGTATATATCGGGTGGAACCGCAGGGATCAAATCATCGATCAAAGGTAAAATAGAAGATCAAATCAACTCAAGTTTGGCGGGAGCCTTTATCCGTGCTACTGGAGGAAGTGAAGACCAAATTGCGATGGCGTCGGATATCATCAGCTTTATGCGTGGGAAGATGCAGGAGAAGCAAGTGAGAGACCGTGCAAATACATTCTCTATGAGTGATCCATTAAGATCTATAGAGAACGCATTCGCAAAGCAATATAATAAAATGAATCAAATCACCGGAGGAATTTCCGGAGCAGTTATAGGTTCCATGATATCGGCAGGGACAGCCATACTAGATACAGTCGCCGGTGCAGTGAGTTCCGTAGCAGGCGCGTTTGGTGGTATTGGAGGAGCGCTCATGGCAAGAAATCCGCTTGTAGCCGCAAGCGCAGCAATGGTCGTAGCTACGGATAACTATATAGATAAGCAGAAAGAAAAGATGACGGGAGCGAAGGATACGATAGCCGGAATCCGAGCGAACGAAATGGGATTAATCAAAAAACATACAACAAGTGCGATTGTAAGTGCTACAGGTTTACCAGCAGAGGTAGCCAATAACATAGTAGCGGACTATGTAGGATCGCAAGCAGCGAAGAAAGTAAGAAGTGCGATTAATGCCAATCCATTAACCAATGTGGTCACTCAAGTAGTGGGTGTTGTTGGAGGAATTATAAAGACAACTGCGGTAGCATTCGGAGCGAAGGAAAGAGATATCCAGAAAGCATTCGCCGAAGGCAATCGAATTGCGAATGCAGGAAGTTTGGATTATGGGACAGCGGAAATACAATCGGAAGCTTATTTGAACCAAACATTCGGGATGAAATTAGGAAGTGCTAGTTATACATCAGCAACCCCAACCCTTAAAAACAAGAAGGGCTTCGTAGAAGAGTATGGCAAACGAATCGTAGTGGAAGAAATTGTTAAAGCCACAGGCTTCGATAAAGATATAGCGAATGCTGCGTTTAGACAACAGTATGATGGAATCCAACAGAAGAAGGCTGATAAGAAAGCACAAGCTGATGCAGCGAGATCGACAGCGATTACAGCGGCAGTAACACTTATAACCTTAGGAGCAGGAACCGCAGTAACTGGTCCGATGGCAGCGATCAATAGTGCCTTGAGTACAGTAGGTCAATTATTCGGAGCAATTGGAAGCGGAGCGGTTCAACTAGGAGCAACGATCATTAAGACCGCGATACAGGTAATAGACGGTTCAAGAAATGGAACAGAAGGAATGCTGGCTGGACTTGTCAACGGAATCTTGGGTGGACTGACCGGTGGTGGGAAACTTGACTTGAGTTCAGGGATTACTTCATCCATGGGAGCACTAGCTCCGCTTCTCAAAAACACAGCACTAGGTTTGGGAGTGAGTTACGACAAACAGAATGGCTGGGGAGGAAGGATCGGGATAGGAAATGCAAGCACGAATCTAAACATAGGATTTTCTCAGAGAGGAAATACGACACTATCTGGCTCATTAAATGTTCCTGGCGTGAAAGGATTGCAAGCAACTCTTACGACAACAACAAATGGTGCGACTAGTGTAGGGGTAAATTATAACTCTGGTAAGGGACCACGTGAAGGTTGGAACGTAGGAGCGAACTATGATATTAATGGTGGAGGGTTTTCCGGAAGTATAGGGTATACAGATCCAGGAACAGGACTCGGACTCACATCAACGATAGACAGAAACGGTTTGTCTACATCTGCCCAAGTGAATGGTGTGAATCTCGCAACGAATGGGCCTGACGGATTCAGCTTTGATGAGATGAACTGGTCAGAACAGAACATCAATTTGGCGCAAGATAGAGGGAATAAATTACAAGAGGATATTTTGTTGAAAAAAGATGGAGTCGCTGATCCTGATAGTTTATCACCAGAAGAAAGAAATAGAAGATTAGAGGATATTAATCGAAGAAACGAGAATGCACAACTAGCAGCTGATGGGATGAGCGATGACGATATAGAGAACTTGAGTCCGGATGATCGAGAGGCAGCGTTGGATCGGATCAATGGATTAATCAACGTAGCTGATATACCAGGAGTTATTCTTGGTGGAGTGGGAACATTGTTTGGCGGAGCACTTGCATTTATGGGATTAGGTGGGGGGACGAATAGTAGACCATTGCCAATACCTACGACACCTAATGCACAGGTTGTTGAGGTTCCTGCTAAGAGAAGAGAGGATGGGGAGGATGATGTTAATGAAAGACCTTCCGATGTTGCTGATGATGGTGCACCGAAACCAATGGGAGAGGATGGAATCATTAACACGGGGAATGTTTCGCAACCTGTCGAAGCTGCGGGGGTTTATTTCTTTCCAGGTGAAGAGGGAACGGTGACTAATAGTCCAGATAACAATACAAATGCTCAAGAGCCTTCTCCAGACGGAAGTAATATTCTTAGAAATTCAGATAAAATAGTGGAAGCTTTTGTTTTAACAGATCGAAATAAAGCCAAAGAGCTATTAAAGACAATTACAGATCCTGCTGAGCTGAAAATAGCTAAAGAAAAATTAGATAAAGCGATCAAAGAATGGGATGATAACAAATCCTCTCCTGAAGGTATTGCTCGAAATAATGTTTTGGAGGATTATTATTTATCAAAAGCAAGAGGGCTTTCCGAAATTTCTACAACTGGAACTACTATATATAAAACACCAGATGGAGGCTTACTTCCAACTAATGGAAAAATAAATTTACCTCAAGGTGTAGAATATAGTGCAAATGGAACAAAAGTAAAGCCTCATGCTGGAATGGATATTCGAGCAACGATTGGAACGCCTGTTCCCTCTGTTGCAGATGGAACAGTTATTTTTGCCGGTGGAACAACCAAAAACCATCAAGGTATCGCTGGCTATGGAGCACATGTGATAATTGAGCATCCCGATGGAACTCGAACCTTATTTGCGCATAACTCTAATCTGTTAGTAAAAAAGGGTGATATTATAAAAAAAGGCCAAGTCATTGCACTGTCGGGTAATTCAGGAAATTCTTCCGGTCCCCATATTCATTTTGAAGTAATGGACAAAACTGGGATCCCCCAGAATCCCGAGAATTATAAGTGGTAG
- a CDS encoding alginate export family protein, protein MKFEKLIPILLLSTASLFAQNTPPNSTEATTKPPSQETNTPSTGTQNPPPTQEGTTATQALQAKPEVVEPYKSPLKANLSGEYLRSLQITSAQRKAIQSNPDLWFADKYKVGFGLRPKADAITNLDFDKTTADTRNSVVNQTQFYLIGDLTPNVLFKVAFQDVRLWGGEVISSGNQDQKYAVITNAGTTYDTTKQTTIPVNNYTGFREAFVDLKTAKEGIRLRTGRQIIDFGDGRIVGARNDSLNGNSFDAIRLTTKIENHTTDVFASVISTESNSNSLVSNNSTKLGGPGEAYYAGIHHNFKVADWLGIDVYDFSLFKKRTAVKNPPDWATEQIYRGNDQMNTYGFRLTNRTKSNAVPDGVKFDWMVEAAWQSGYNGQRIAPDWMNLDGKLKTNQTNGTQPLFAQNGKYDANLVAVQLGYSPIKEFRIGVQYVQASGDPNRNDASVATFNPLFATRRMAGGSIPFAGNGNSGAVFWQNVKDYSIHLKYEAGKWGTFIFNPHWYYKVKLQDGYYDNNNYVTGNAKTGGLASTEDYFNTQQYDQFAPRLGKKIATELNFIYIVTPFENVSFWFGASQLYGGDAIRNQKNNMWNADPLHRYDFKPNASYFTFQSVFAI, encoded by the coding sequence ATGAAATTTGAAAAACTGATCCCTATTTTACTCTTATCCACTGCGAGTTTGTTTGCGCAAAATACACCACCGAACTCTACGGAAGCAACCACCAAACCGCCCAGCCAGGAAACAAACACGCCGAGCACAGGCACGCAAAACCCTCCCCCTACTCAGGAAGGAACTACTGCTACGCAAGCATTGCAAGCCAAGCCGGAAGTTGTGGAACCTTACAAAAGTCCTTTGAAGGCAAACTTATCTGGTGAATATTTAAGAAGTTTGCAAATCACTTCAGCACAAAGAAAAGCAATTCAATCCAATCCTGATTTATGGTTCGCAGACAAATACAAAGTCGGGTTTGGTCTCCGACCGAAAGCGGATGCGATCACTAACCTCGATTTTGATAAAACAACTGCCGACACTAGAAACTCCGTAGTCAACCAAACTCAATTTTATCTGATCGGGGATTTAACTCCCAATGTTCTTTTCAAAGTAGCATTTCAAGACGTTCGCTTATGGGGGGGAGAGGTAATTTCCTCCGGAAACCAAGATCAAAAATATGCAGTGATTACCAATGCGGGCACCACTTACGATACCACCAAACAAACAACAATTCCTGTGAATAACTACACAGGATTCAGAGAAGCCTTTGTTGATTTGAAAACAGCCAAAGAAGGAATCCGATTGAGAACGGGTAGACAAATCATCGACTTTGGCGACGGACGAATTGTGGGAGCGAGAAATGATAGTTTGAACGGAAATTCATTCGATGCCATCCGACTCACTACCAAAATAGAAAATCATACTACCGACGTATTCGCATCCGTAATCAGCACCGAGAGCAATTCAAATAGTCTCGTTTCCAACAACTCCACAAAGTTAGGTGGGCCAGGTGAAGCATATTATGCAGGTATTCATCACAATTTCAAAGTAGCGGATTGGTTGGGAATCGATGTTTACGATTTCAGTCTTTTCAAAAAAAGAACTGCCGTGAAAAATCCACCGGACTGGGCAACAGAACAGATCTACCGCGGAAACGACCAGATGAATACTTATGGATTCAGACTTACCAACCGAACCAAAAGCAATGCGGTTCCGGACGGAGTCAAATTCGATTGGATGGTAGAAGCAGCTTGGCAATCGGGATACAACGGTCAAAGGATCGCTCCCGATTGGATGAATCTGGATGGCAAACTCAAAACCAACCAAACCAACGGAACACAACCTCTCTTTGCTCAGAATGGAAAATACGATGCCAATTTGGTCGCGGTGCAACTCGGTTATTCACCTATTAAGGAATTCCGAATCGGCGTACAATATGTCCAAGCTTCGGGAGATCCCAACAGAAACGACGCATCCGTTGCCACATTCAACCCGTTATTCGCTACAAGACGGATGGCAGGAGGAAGCATTCCTTTCGCAGGGAACGGAAACTCGGGAGCCGTCTTTTGGCAAAACGTAAAAGATTATTCCATTCATTTGAAATACGAAGCGGGTAAATGGGGAACTTTTATCTTCAACCCTCATTGGTATTACAAAGTAAAACTCCAAGACGGGTATTACGATAACAACAATTATGTGACAGGGAACGCTAAAACCGGCGGACTTGCCAGCACTGAAGATTATTTCAATACTCAACAATACGATCAGTTTGCTCCTAGATTAGGTAAAAAAATCGCAACAGAGTTGAATTTCATCTATATCGTAACTCCGTTTGAAAATGTTTCCTTCTGGTTCGGAGCTTCTCAACTTTACGGAGGAGATGCAATCCGCAATCAAAAGAACAATATGTGGAATGCAGATCCTTTGCATAGATACGATTTCAAACCGAACGCATCTTATTTTACGTTCCAATCGGTATTTGCCATTTAA